Proteins found in one Halobaculum sp. MBLA0147 genomic segment:
- the htpX gene encoding zinc metalloprotease HtpX — MDWETDWGLRTRMVVVVVLLAALYAGFLGALTLYGVNLFGIVLGMGLFMAAQLFFSDRLALYSMGAHEVSEQEYPELHRKLTRLSQQADLPKPTVAVADTRVPNAFAAGRSKSNATVCVTQGLLRTLDDEELEGVLAHELAHVKNRDVAIMTIASFLSTIAFLVVRWGWLFAGGDERQGGGGAIVAIVASFVVWILSFLLIRALSRYREFAADRGGAAITGKPGALASALVTIDGRMDKVPDDDLRGQSEMNAFFVIPIRKGVIGKVFATHPSTEKRVERLQELEKEMETR; from the coding sequence ATGGACTGGGAGACCGACTGGGGCCTCCGCACGCGGATGGTCGTGGTCGTCGTGTTACTCGCCGCCCTGTACGCCGGGTTCCTCGGGGCACTGACGCTGTACGGCGTCAACCTGTTCGGGATCGTGCTCGGCATGGGGCTGTTCATGGCCGCACAGTTGTTCTTCAGCGACCGGCTCGCGCTGTACTCGATGGGCGCCCACGAGGTGTCCGAACAGGAGTACCCGGAGCTCCACCGGAAACTCACCCGGCTGAGCCAGCAGGCGGACCTGCCGAAGCCGACGGTCGCCGTGGCGGACACGCGCGTCCCGAACGCGTTCGCGGCCGGGCGGTCGAAGTCGAACGCGACCGTCTGTGTCACGCAGGGGCTGCTCCGCACGCTGGACGACGAAGAGCTGGAGGGTGTGCTCGCGCACGAACTCGCCCACGTGAAGAACCGCGACGTGGCGATCATGACGATCGCGTCGTTCCTCTCGACGATCGCGTTCCTGGTCGTCCGCTGGGGGTGGCTGTTCGCCGGGGGCGACGAACGACAGGGTGGAGGGGGTGCGATCGTCGCCATCGTCGCCTCGTTCGTCGTGTGGATCCTCTCGTTCCTGCTGATCCGGGCGCTGTCGCGGTACCGCGAGTTCGCGGCCGACCGCGGCGGCGCGGCGATCACCGGGAAGCCCGGCGCGCTCGCGTCCGCGTTGGTCACCATCGACGGCCGGATGGACAAGGTGCCCGACGACGACCTCCGGGGGCAGTCGGAGATGAACGCGTTCTTCGTCATCCCGATCCGGAAGGGCGTGATCGGGAAGGTGTTCGCCACCCACCCGTCGACGGAGAAGCGCGTCGAGCGACTCCAGGAGTTGGAGAAGGAGATGGAGACGCGGTAG
- a CDS encoding creatininase family protein has translation MTWPEAGDALLTADAAVLPTGSVEQHARHLPVSVDSLRADHLSAELCEAAAAHDLAFVRLSVFSYGYSEHHMAFPGTVTLSQDTYRDAVIEIGASLADHGVDRLLLLNCHGGNREPLSMAVDRLGRDHDVTTHLLHWTDFARDALEEEFGDEWGHAGDHETSVVELFRPELVRETETEPQDTRSFPQTRTYRYFDDVTEQGGLGDPTNGDPAAVAEIVSETTDEILRALREDIENGW, from the coding sequence ATGACGTGGCCGGAGGCCGGCGACGCACTGCTCACGGCAGACGCGGCAGTCCTCCCGACCGGGAGCGTCGAACAACACGCGAGACACCTCCCGGTGTCCGTCGACTCGCTCCGTGCGGACCACCTCTCCGCGGAGTTGTGCGAGGCGGCCGCCGCCCACGACCTCGCGTTCGTCCGGCTCTCGGTGTTCTCGTACGGCTACTCCGAACACCACATGGCGTTCCCGGGGACGGTGACGCTGTCGCAAGACACCTACCGCGACGCGGTGATCGAGATCGGCGCGTCGCTGGCCGACCACGGCGTCGACCGACTCCTCCTGCTCAACTGCCACGGCGGCAACCGCGAGCCGCTGTCGATGGCCGTCGACCGTCTCGGCCGCGACCACGACGTGACGACACACCTGCTCCACTGGACGGACTTCGCCCGCGACGCGTTGGAGGAGGAGTTCGGCGACGAGTGGGGCCACGCCGGCGACCACGAGACGAGTGTCGTCGAGTTGTTCCGGCCGGAGCTGGTCCGCGAGACAGAGACGGAGCCACAGGACACCCGCTCGTTCCCGCAGACGCGGACGTACCGCTACTTCGACGACGTGACCGAGCAGGGTGGGTTGGGCGACCCGACGAACGGCGACCCCGCCGCCGTCGCCGAGATCGTCTCGGAGACGACCGACGAGATTCTGAGGGCGTTACGGGAGGATATCGAGAACGGCTGGTGA
- a CDS encoding TrkA family potassium uptake protein — protein sequence MRVVIAGYGRVGSRTARVLDEEGHDVTLVENVPEKAETARERGFTVVEGDASNPSVLEEAGIEDADAVAGLTGNPTTNFEICSLGKEYGCRTVMRLSEDVPDEIYDEYEASVDEVIYPERLGAAGAKTALLGGNFNAIGELTEDLQLTTVTVTEDAPVVGRRVNDLSVDGARIYAHGRERESLTIPLPGTEIEAGDRLAIVVEGAQIGDVRDALLGA from the coding sequence ATGCGAGTCGTCATCGCCGGCTACGGTCGCGTCGGATCGCGCACTGCACGCGTCCTCGACGAGGAGGGCCACGACGTGACACTGGTAGAGAACGTGCCGGAGAAGGCCGAGACAGCCCGCGAACGCGGGTTCACCGTCGTCGAGGGCGACGCCTCGAACCCGAGTGTCCTGGAGGAGGCGGGCATCGAGGACGCCGACGCGGTCGCCGGACTCACGGGGAACCCGACGACGAACTTCGAGATCTGTTCGCTCGGGAAGGAGTACGGCTGCCGGACCGTGATGCGGCTCTCGGAGGACGTACCCGACGAGATCTACGACGAGTACGAGGCCTCCGTCGACGAGGTGATCTACCCCGAACGGCTCGGTGCCGCGGGGGCGAAGACCGCACTGCTCGGGGGGAACTTCAACGCCATCGGCGAGTTGACGGAGGACCTCCAGTTGACCACCGTCACCGTGACCGAGGACGCCCCCGTCGTCGGTCGCCGCGTCAACGACCTCTCCGTCGACGGCGCGCGGATCTACGCTCACGGCCGCGAGCGCGAGTCGCTCACCATCCCGCTGCCAGGCACCGAGATCGAGGCCGGCGACCGCCTCGCCATCGTCGTCGAGGGCGCACAGATCGGCGACGTGCGCGACGCGCTGTTGGGTGCGTAG
- a CDS encoding sulfatase, which produces MSRASPDNVLFVVLDTVRKDRLGPYGYEPDTTPGLDAFAAESDVTVFEEAVAPAPWTLPVHASLFTGMYPSHHGADQENPYLEGATTLAESLSREGYATACYSSNAWITPYTHLTDGFDDQDNFFQVMPGDLLSGPLAKAWKTMNDNETLRTVADKLVSLGNVAHEYFASGEGSDSKTPAVIDRTQSFVDDAEASGDDWFAFVNLMDAHLPYHPPDEYAEEFAPGVDSTEVCQNSKEFNAGARDIDVDEWEAIEGLYDAEIAHIDAQLTRLFDWLRETDRWDDTAVVVCADHGELHGEHGLYGHEFCLYDQLVNVPLLVKHPEIDGDRREDTVELLDLYHTVLDTLDVTAGVPVAPDEDSVPLDRTRSLLADDYRAFADATEPDPGQAAAVDGEHGFVEYSRPVVELKQLEEKASAAGVALPEDSRFYSRMRAARGTAGKYVRITRIDDEAFRLDEDPDETENLADGDDPVIEETESRLAAFEEAVGGAWTEPDDADVSDDSLDQMDDEARERLQDLGYVE; this is translated from the coding sequence ATGAGTCGGGCTTCGCCAGACAACGTCTTGTTCGTCGTCCTCGACACGGTCCGGAAGGACCGCCTGGGGCCGTACGGCTACGAGCCGGACACGACCCCGGGACTCGACGCCTTCGCGGCCGAGTCGGACGTGACCGTCTTCGAGGAGGCGGTCGCACCCGCGCCGTGGACGCTCCCGGTTCACGCCTCGCTGTTCACCGGGATGTACCCCAGCCACCACGGCGCCGACCAGGAGAACCCCTACCTGGAGGGGGCGACGACGCTCGCGGAGTCGCTCTCCCGCGAGGGGTACGCGACGGCGTGTTACTCCTCGAACGCCTGGATCACGCCGTACACCCACCTCACGGACGGGTTCGACGATCAGGACAACTTCTTCCAGGTGATGCCCGGCGACCTGCTGTCGGGGCCGCTGGCGAAGGCTTGGAAGACGATGAACGACAACGAGACGCTGCGGACCGTCGCCGACAAACTCGTCTCGCTGGGGAACGTCGCCCACGAGTACTTCGCCTCCGGCGAGGGGTCGGACTCGAAGACGCCGGCGGTGATCGACCGGACGCAGTCGTTCGTCGACGACGCCGAGGCGAGCGGGGACGACTGGTTCGCGTTCGTCAACCTGATGGACGCACACCTCCCGTACCACCCGCCGGACGAGTACGCCGAGGAGTTCGCACCCGGCGTCGACTCGACGGAGGTGTGTCAGAACTCCAAGGAGTTCAACGCCGGCGCACGCGACATCGACGTCGACGAGTGGGAGGCGATCGAGGGGCTGTACGACGCGGAGATCGCCCACATCGACGCCCAGTTGACGCGGCTGTTCGACTGGCTCCGCGAGACGGACCGCTGGGACGACACGGCGGTCGTCGTCTGTGCGGACCACGGCGAACTCCACGGGGAACACGGGCTGTACGGTCACGAGTTCTGTCTGTACGACCAGCTCGTGAACGTCCCGCTGCTGGTGAAACACCCGGAGATCGACGGGGACCGCCGCGAGGACACCGTCGAGTTGCTGGACCTGTACCACACGGTGTTGGACACCCTCGACGTGACCGCGGGGGTACCGGTGGCGCCCGACGAGGACAGCGTCCCGCTGGACCGCACTCGGTCGCTGTTGGCCGACGACTACCGGGCGTTCGCGGACGCGACGGAGCCGGATCCGGGCCAGGCGGCGGCCGTCGACGGCGAACACGGGTTCGTTGAGTACTCCCGGCCCGTGGTCGAGTTGAAGCAGTTGGAGGAGAAGGCGAGCGCGGCCGGCGTCGCCTTACCCGAGGACTCGCGGTTCTACTCGCGGATGCGTGCCGCCCGTGGGACGGCCGGCAAGTACGTCCGGATCACGCGGATCGACGACGAGGCGTTCCGACTCGACGAGGACCCGGACGAGACGGAGAACCTCGCCGACGGCGACGATCCGGTGATCGAAGAGACGGAGTCGCGGCTCGCGGCCTTCGAGGAGGCGGTCGGCGGCGCCTGGACCGAACCGGACGACGCGGACGTGTCCGACGACTCGCTGGACCAGATGGACGACGAGGCGCGCGAACGGCTCCAAGACCTCGGGTACGTTGAGTGA
- a CDS encoding VOC family protein translates to MTNTDSDTADEAQTGAERSTDTDGPPVSASPPDTTVQTTGTDHVTLVGSNADDTVAFYRDVLGMRLVLRQPNLDRPEVTHLFFDSGDGRLVTFFVDESRDSEPADQEPGVGAVHHLAFRIDHERLDAVRERLADGGYGYSEYDRGAFHALYTTDHNGLTIELVVDKYAIPDDRRAEVLAHAQSERVAADDDFVDDDHVEAALDALDLPVERRDVPDAPAGRGYTE, encoded by the coding sequence GTGACGAACACGGACTCCGACACCGCGGACGAGGCCCAGACGGGAGCCGAGCGATCGACCGACACTGACGGCCCGCCGGTCTCGGCGTCGCCGCCGGACACGACCGTTCAGACGACCGGGACGGACCACGTGACACTCGTCGGCTCGAACGCGGACGACACGGTCGCGTTCTACCGCGACGTGCTCGGGATGCGACTCGTGCTCCGACAGCCGAACCTCGACCGGCCGGAGGTGACCCACCTCTTCTTCGACAGCGGCGACGGCCGACTGGTGACGTTCTTCGTCGACGAGTCGCGCGACTCCGAGCCGGCGGATCAGGAGCCGGGCGTCGGCGCCGTCCACCACCTCGCCTTCCGGATCGACCACGAGCGGCTCGACGCCGTCCGCGAGCGACTCGCAGACGGCGGGTACGGCTACAGCGAGTACGACCGCGGTGCGTTCCACGCGCTGTACACGACGGACCACAACGGGCTCACGATCGAGTTGGTCGTCGACAAGTACGCCATCCCGGACGACCGCCGCGCCGAGGTGCTCGCACACGCCCAGTCGGAACGCGTCGCCGCCGACGACGACTTCGTCGACGACGACCACGTCGAGGCCGCTCTCGACGCCCTCGACCTCCCGGTCGAACGTCGCGACGTGCCCGACGCGCCGGCCGGGCGAGGCTACACGGAGTGA
- a CDS encoding MBL fold metallo-hydrolase, with amino-acid sequence MEIRFLGGAREVGRSALLVDDTLLLDYGMKADTPPSYPVASARQVDPDAVVVSHGHLDHVGAVPALLSGTDRPPIHWTPPTRQLTRRLARDTLKLHGNSPQCPFGEESVRRLGEVSVEHGYRESFTAAGYEVTFFDAGHIPGSAHVLVDDGDTRLLYTGDFHTDDQRLVAGTTARPDADVVVCESTYAGVSHDPREHVEERFLDRVQTTIWEGGTVIVPAFAIGRTQEMLLVCASADVPCYVDGMGVEVTAMLRRHPEYVRDPDALDRAAGHAREVTGRDGQRRRIADQPVAVVTTSGMLSGGPAMTYVPAVRANPTNQIALTGYQVAGTPGRELLETGSAEIDGRMLRVSARVDQFDFSAHADEAGIRSFLDAYRDATVLVNHGDDCVAFADTLREDGYTASAPELGETVTV; translated from the coding sequence ATGGAGATTCGGTTCCTGGGCGGGGCACGCGAGGTCGGGCGGAGTGCCCTCCTGGTCGACGACACGCTCCTCCTCGACTACGGAATGAAGGCGGACACGCCGCCCTCGTACCCCGTCGCCAGCGCCCGGCAGGTAGACCCAGACGCGGTGGTCGTCTCACACGGTCACCTCGACCACGTCGGTGCCGTTCCGGCGCTGCTCTCGGGGACCGACCGGCCGCCGATCCACTGGACGCCGCCGACACGGCAGCTCACGCGCCGACTCGCACGCGACACGCTGAAACTCCACGGCAACAGTCCGCAGTGTCCGTTCGGCGAGGAGTCCGTCCGCCGACTCGGCGAGGTGTCCGTCGAACACGGCTACCGCGAGTCGTTCACCGCGGCGGGGTACGAGGTGACGTTCTTCGACGCCGGCCACATCCCCGGGAGCGCACACGTCCTCGTCGACGACGGCGACACCCGACTGCTGTACACCGGCGACTTCCACACGGACGACCAGCGACTCGTCGCCGGGACGACGGCACGCCCGGACGCCGACGTGGTGGTGTGCGAGAGCACCTACGCCGGCGTCTCGCACGACCCCCGGGAACACGTCGAGGAGCGGTTCCTCGACCGCGTGCAGACGACGATCTGGGAGGGCGGGACGGTGATCGTCCCGGCGTTCGCCATCGGGCGGACACAGGAGATGTTGCTCGTCTGTGCGAGCGCAGACGTGCCGTGTTACGTCGACGGGATGGGCGTGGAGGTGACGGCGATGCTCCGGCGACACCCGGAGTACGTCCGGGACCCGGACGCACTCGACCGGGCAGCGGGGCACGCACGCGAGGTGACCGGCCGCGACGGGCAGCGGCGACGGATCGCCGACCAACCCGTCGCGGTCGTCACCACCAGCGGGATGCTCTCGGGCGGGCCGGCGATGACGTACGTGCCGGCGGTCCGCGCGAACCCGACGAACCAGATCGCACTCACGGGCTACCAGGTCGCCGGGACACCCGGTCGGGAACTGTTGGAGACCGGGAGTGCGGAGATCGACGGCCGGATGCTCCGGGTCAGCGCCCGCGTCGATCAGTTCGACTTCTCGGCACACGCCGACGAGGCCGGGATCAGGTCGTTCCTCGACGCCTACCGCGACGCGACCGTCCTCGTCAACCACGGCGACGACTGTGTCGCGTTCGCCGACACGCTCCGCGAGGACGGCTACACCGCCTCGGCCCCGGAGTTGGGCGAGACGGTGACCGTGTAG
- a CDS encoding DUF433 domain-containing protein: MTNTPDSPGDDTVVADAASTDESAPGEATAASDEAAAPGEATAASDETAATGDGAAVNDGVATDGGVGDPLEPSFEYPEETYLRDGETVRIVCTDGVLDGKPRIDGHRVAVHYVYAKHERGRTVAQLRDGIYSELTRAEIESALEYAEDHPDVLQDVARIEEAEWRRIGAESADET, from the coding sequence GTGACGAACACCCCCGACAGCCCCGGCGACGACACGGTGGTAGCGGACGCGGCGTCCACCGACGAGTCGGCGCCCGGCGAGGCGACTGCAGCCAGTGACGAGGCGGCGGCGCCCGGCGAGGCGACTGCAGCCAGTGACGAGACGGCGGCGACCGGTGACGGCGCGGCGGTGAACGACGGGGTCGCGACAGACGGTGGCGTGGGAGACCCCCTGGAGCCGTCGTTCGAGTACCCGGAGGAGACGTACCTCCGAGACGGCGAGACCGTGCGGATCGTCTGTACGGACGGTGTCTTGGACGGGAAACCCCGGATCGACGGCCACCGCGTCGCGGTCCACTACGTCTACGCGAAACACGAACGCGGCCGGACGGTCGCACAACTCCGCGACGGGATCTACTCCGAGCTGACGCGCGCCGAGATCGAGTCGGCGCTGGAGTACGCCGAGGACCACCCGGACGTGCTCCAGGACGTGGCGCGGATCGAGGAGGCCGAGTGGCGACGGATCGGCGCAGAGTCGGCCGACGAGACGTAG
- a CDS encoding DNA polymerase sliding clamp: protein MFTAIVSASTLRDALDSVSVLVDECKIRLNEDELVIRAVDPANVGMVDLSLEAAAFESYEADGGVIGVNLSRLEDIASMADSGDLINMELDEETRKLHIQIDGLSYTLALIDPDSIREEPDIPDLDLPAEIVPEGAQIDRGITAADMVSDYIRLRVDETEETFVIEAEGDTDDVDFVLGREDLIELQAGAADSLFSLDYLKDMNKAIPNDAEVRVELGDDFPVKMHYDFAEGLGHVTFMLAPRIQSD from the coding sequence ATGTTCACGGCGATCGTGAGCGCGTCGACCCTCCGGGACGCGCTCGACTCGGTGAGCGTGTTGGTCGACGAGTGCAAGATCCGGTTGAACGAGGACGAACTCGTGATCCGGGCCGTCGACCCGGCCAACGTCGGGATGGTGGATCTCTCGCTGGAGGCGGCCGCCTTCGAGTCGTACGAGGCGGACGGCGGCGTCATCGGCGTCAACCTCAGTCGCTTGGAGGACATCGCCTCGATGGCCGACAGCGGCGATCTGATCAACATGGAGTTGGACGAGGAGACCCGCAAGCTCCACATCCAGATCGACGGGCTGTCGTACACGCTGGCGCTGATCGACCCGGACTCGATCCGCGAGGAGCCGGACATCCCGGACCTGGACCTGCCGGCGGAGATCGTCCCGGAGGGTGCCCAGATCGACCGTGGGATCACCGCCGCCGACATGGTGAGCGACTACATCCGACTGCGGGTCGACGAGACGGAGGAGACGTTCGTCATCGAGGCAGAGGGTGACACCGACGACGTCGACTTCGTGCTCGGTCGCGAGGACCTGATCGAGCTGCAGGCCGGCGCGGCGGACTCGCTGTTCTCGCTGGACTACCTCAAGGACATGAACAAGGCGATCCCGAACGACGCGGAGGTCCGCGTCGAACTCGGGGACGACTTCCCGGTGAAGATGCACTACGACTTCGCCGAGGGGCTCGGACACGTCACGTTCATGCTCGCGCCGCGGATTCAGAGCGACTGA
- a CDS encoding HAD family hydrolase: MFDTAIWFDLDGTLLDFDSYGVVLERACETVGLDGEERTTFVQAYDEQFMTLLEELADEPYRQAARAGIDAAEAGADPAAFVDALHEAECAETHVPRATVETLAGLQASDDVGVGVLTNGVTTWQRSKLAHHELDEYVDAVVVSEEAGAHKPRTAPFDLAAERLPAADRWMVGDDRDADVAGARTAGWHATHVATPTDVPDAVAEIRESTADVPE, from the coding sequence ATGTTCGACACGGCAATCTGGTTCGACCTCGACGGGACGTTGCTCGACTTCGACAGCTACGGCGTCGTGCTGGAACGCGCCTGCGAGACGGTCGGTCTCGACGGCGAGGAACGGACGACGTTCGTCCAGGCGTACGACGAGCAGTTCATGACGTTGCTGGAGGAGCTCGCCGACGAGCCGTACCGGCAGGCGGCGCGGGCGGGGATCGACGCCGCCGAGGCCGGCGCCGACCCGGCGGCGTTCGTCGACGCGCTCCACGAGGCTGAGTGTGCCGAGACACACGTCCCGCGGGCGACGGTCGAGACACTCGCCGGGTTGCAGGCGAGCGACGACGTCGGTGTCGGCGTGCTGACGAACGGGGTGACGACGTGGCAGCGGTCGAAGCTCGCGCACCACGAGTTGGACGAGTACGTCGACGCCGTCGTCGTCAGCGAGGAGGCGGGCGCCCACAAGCCACGTACCGCACCGTTCGACCTCGCCGCCGAGCGGCTCCCGGCGGCCGACCGCTGGATGGTCGGCGACGACCGCGACGCCGACGTGGCCGGCGCTCGGACCGCCGGGTGGCACGCCACCCACGTCGCGACGCCGACGGACGTGCCCGACGCCGTCGCCGAGATCCGCGAGTCGACCGCGGACGTACCGGAGTGA
- a CDS encoding M24 family metallopeptidase, protein MNGLDTELVAEKVAQSRRAVAETDGVDAWVTFCRETDAVPEPALPYVLGFDVVWPTAVVIGPEDSTVVLGRHDAPNAEELGVHEVRAYDESIAEPLRTTLDEIGTSGDGPQTLALNYDADDDTADGLTHGLFRRLESLLPDREFVSAGPIVRRVRGLKSETERQRVRRAAETTEELLQTAASTWGPATTEAAFAATLHELLDDRGLGTAWARDYCPTVHLGGDSEVGHTLPGEHTLPEGELLHVDFGVRRDGYAADIQRLWVRGEPSAELRAVFRDVRAAIDAGHEVLEPGVVGHEVDAAARAALTDRGHPAFQHAFGHQVGRVAHDGGTLLGPEWERYGDAPRGEVRAGEMYTMELGVDTEWGYVGQEEMVRVTDDGTEWVVPPQTRLRRLSETD, encoded by the coding sequence GTGAACGGACTGGACACGGAGTTGGTCGCGGAGAAGGTGGCGCAGTCGCGCCGTGCGGTGGCAGAGACGGACGGCGTCGACGCCTGGGTGACGTTCTGTCGAGAGACGGACGCCGTCCCGGAGCCGGCGCTGCCGTACGTCCTCGGGTTCGACGTGGTGTGGCCGACGGCGGTCGTGATCGGCCCCGAGGACTCGACGGTCGTCCTCGGCCGCCACGACGCACCCAACGCCGAGGAGTTGGGGGTCCACGAGGTACGCGCGTACGACGAGTCCATCGCCGAGCCGCTGCGGACGACACTCGACGAGATCGGGACGAGCGGCGACGGGCCACAGACACTCGCGCTCAACTACGACGCGGACGACGACACCGCCGACGGGCTCACACACGGGCTGTTCCGCCGGCTGGAGTCGCTGCTCCCCGACAGAGAGTTCGTCTCCGCCGGGCCGATCGTCCGGCGCGTCCGGGGGTTGAAGTCGGAGACGGAACGCCAGCGGGTGCGTCGTGCCGCCGAGACCACCGAGGAGTTGCTCCAGACGGCGGCGAGCACGTGGGGCCCGGCGACCACCGAGGCGGCGTTCGCAGCGACACTCCACGAGTTGCTCGACGACCGCGGCTTGGGGACTGCGTGGGCCCGCGACTACTGTCCGACGGTCCACCTCGGCGGCGACAGCGAGGTGGGGCACACCCTCCCCGGCGAGCACACGCTCCCGGAGGGAGAGTTGCTCCACGTCGACTTCGGCGTGCGCCGCGACGGCTACGCCGCCGACATCCAGCGGCTGTGGGTCCGCGGCGAGCCGTCCGCGGAGTTGCGGGCGGTGTTCCGCGACGTGCGGGCGGCGATCGACGCGGGACACGAAGTACTGGAACCCGGCGTGGTCGGCCACGAGGTGGACGCCGCCGCGCGCGCGGCGCTGACGGATCGGGGCCACCCGGCGTTCCAACACGCCTTCGGCCACCAGGTGGGCCGCGTCGCCCACGACGGCGGGACGCTGTTGGGCCCCGAGTGGGAGCGGTACGGCGACGCCCCGCGCGGCGAGGTGCGTGCCGGCGAGATGTACACGATGGAGTTGGGTGTCGACACGGAGTGGGGGTACGTCGGCCAAGAGGAGATGGTCCGCGTGACCGACGACGGCACCGAGTGGGTCGTCCCGCCACAGACACGGCTGCGACGGCTGTCCGAGACGGACTGA
- a CDS encoding ABC transporter ATP-binding protein: MTDDAATVSFDAVRKEYGDTVALDGVDLAVEPGEFFTLVGPSGCGKTTTLRTLAGFESPTSGTVRIDGTDVTGVPPEERDIGVVFQNYALFPHMTVGENVGYGLRFAAPPGDVSRDERVRELLALVDLEGFADREPDTLSGGQRQRVALARALAPGPRLLLLDEPMSALDARLRERLRTTVRGIQRELGITTVYVTHDQAEALAISDRVAVVNDGGVEQVGTPRAVYRRPATRFVAEFVGDNNVFTGEVVATGAHADERVNDVRATDERVSDERDGDPTTDTLAAATDATAATVAVGERRLTVAVPGDDPVRVGDRLTLCVRPGALARDATTNRLQTTVAEAEFLGETTRVRCDWNDRTLTLRLADPPAVGERVTVGFAPAAAHVVAVGRPG, translated from the coding sequence GTGACCGACGACGCCGCGACCGTGTCGTTCGACGCCGTCCGGAAGGAGTACGGCGACACGGTGGCGCTCGACGGGGTGGACCTCGCGGTCGAGCCCGGGGAGTTCTTCACGCTCGTCGGCCCCTCGGGGTGTGGGAAGACGACGACCCTGCGGACGCTCGCGGGGTTCGAGTCGCCGACGAGCGGGACGGTCCGCATCGACGGCACGGACGTGACCGGCGTCCCACCCGAGGAGCGCGACATCGGCGTCGTGTTCCAGAACTACGCGCTGTTCCCGCACATGACCGTCGGCGAGAACGTCGGCTACGGGCTCCGGTTCGCCGCGCCGCCGGGCGACGTGTCGCGCGACGAACGGGTCCGAGAGTTGCTCGCGCTGGTCGACTTGGAGGGGTTCGCCGACAGGGAGCCGGACACCCTCTCCGGCGGCCAGCGACAACGGGTGGCGTTGGCGCGGGCGCTGGCACCCGGCCCGCGGCTGCTGTTGCTCGACGAGCCGATGTCGGCGCTGGACGCGCGACTGCGCGAGCGCCTGCGGACGACCGTCCGCGGGATCCAACGCGAGTTGGGGATCACGACGGTGTACGTCACTCACGACCAGGCGGAGGCGCTGGCGATCTCCGACCGCGTCGCGGTCGTCAACGACGGCGGCGTCGAACAGGTCGGGACGCCACGCGCGGTGTACCGCCGTCCGGCGACGCGGTTCGTCGCCGAGTTCGTCGGCGACAACAACGTCTTCACCGGGGAGGTCGTCGCCACCGGCGCGCACGCCGACGAGCGGGTGAACGACGTGAGGGCGACCGACGAGCGGGTGAGCGACGAGCGGGACGGAGACCCGACGACCGACACACTGGCCGCCGCCACCGACGCCACGGCGGCGACCGTCGCGGTCGGTGAGCGACGACTGACGGTGGCCGTCCCCGGAGACGACCCGGTCCGCGTCGGCGACCGGCTGACGCTGTGTGTCCGTCCTGGTGCGCTGGCCCGCGACGCGACGACGAACCGACTCCAGACGACGGTCGCGGAGGCGGAGTTCCTCGGCGAGACCACCCGTGTCCGGTGCGACTGGAACGACCGGACACTGACCCTCAGACTCGCCGACCCGCCGGCGGTCGGCGAGCGGGTGACCGTCGGCTTCGCTCCCGCGGCGGCACACGTCGTCGCAGTCGGACGACCTGGGTGA